A region of the Bacillus sp. NP247 genome:
TATTTAGCTAGCTCTAATTCATCGATTTTTTCCCATTCTTCTTTATACGTTATAAAATTGTCCGTTTTCCCCAGTATTATAATTTCTTCTTTACCTTGTATCCCGTCATACATCTTTTGATCTACAATTTGTATCTTTTGACTAGGATTCATATATGTCTTTTGAAGAGACCTTAAAACATTTGCCCACTCTTCTGGAACTACATTGGTATTATCCTCGTTTTTTTCTTGGCTATGGCTTAAAACGGCTCCGACAATTAGCTCCCTCGAAACAGGAACGAATCGGCTACTATTCCCGTCTTTTCCAGTAGGTGTTAGCGGACGATTCCTTTCTAAATCTTCTTTCAATTGGTAAATAAACTGCTCATCTACTTTGTATCGATATTCGTTCTTTTCTTTAAATGTAATACTATCTAATATTTTCTTTTCTTCTGCTGTGGGATTTTTAATTTCGACATCATAGTATTCTGCACTCTCCACCATATTTGTGACATTATTTTTTAACGCCATACCACTGGAGATTGCACCCGCACCGAGAGCCACTAACATAGCAACTGTCGCTAATACTTTCGTTAAACTATTAATAGAAAAACTTAACTGTGCAAACGTAAACGCATTGATTCCTTTTTCACTACGATTTTTATTCGCTTTTAGTTTGTTAATAATAATGGGAAGGAATGATGCAAATAGCATGTAAGTTCCTAATGTTACTGTAATTGTAGCAATGATAAATCCTGATTCCTTTAACTCTTTCATATAAATCATCGAAGCATAACCAACTGCTAATAAAATAATTGATAAAAGTGCTACTATATTCGTTAGTTTTCCTTTAGTAGGTGTACGCTCTTTTTGACTATTGGAGTGAACGAGTTGTAATAGCGAATTACGCACTAGTTTCATACCATTCATAATTGCGGACAACATAAATAATGCAATGAAAAAGATGAAAGTAACAATAATTGATGGTACATAAAATGCATGATAACCACCGCCAGTAAATTCTAGTTCCTTCATCAGTAAATGTCCCACGCCTTGCGCCAAGATTATACCGACTATCACACCTACTATAAGAGATACTATTCCTAATACAATTGTTTCAATAAACATGAGCAATGTAATTTTATGCTTTTTTGCCCCTAATACCATATACATACCAAATTCTTTTTGCCGAAGTGATAATAAAAATGAGTTGGCGTATAAAATATAAAACAATGTAATAAACCCTAATAAAAATGAGCCCGTTTGGAAGACTGAAAAAATCCCATCCATAGAATTCCCTTCGATAAATGTTTTATTTAACGCTAACGTTTGAAACATATAAAAAATTGAAATAGACATAATAAGCCCAACTAATAA
Encoded here:
- a CDS encoding FtsX-like permease family protein, with protein sequence MLFKLSMSGLKSKRKDYMILLVGLIMSISIFYMFQTLALNKTFIEGNSMDGIFSVFQTGSFLLGFITLFYILYANSFLLSLRQKEFGMYMVLGAKKHKITLLMFIETIVLGIVSLIVGVIVGIILAQGVGHLLMKELEFTGGGYHAFYVPSIIVTFIFFIALFMLSAIMNGMKLVRNSLLQLVHSNSQKERTPTKGKLTNIVALLSIILLAVGYASMIYMKELKESGFIIATITVTLGTYMLFASFLPIIINKLKANKNRSEKGINAFTFAQLSFSINSLTKVLATVAMLVALGAGAISSGMALKNNVTNMVESAEYYDVEIKNPTAEEKKILDSITFKEKNEYRYKVDEQFIYQLKEDLERNRPLTPTGKDGNSSRFVPVSRELIVGAVLSHSQEKNEDNTNVVPEEWANVLRSLQKTYMNPSQKIQIVDQKMYDGIQGKEEIIILGKTDNFITYKEEWEKIDELELAKYKDMKEVHLLSKYMLYEGYYSTYSGTVFMGFFLGIAFLAMLASCLMFKILSGASKDIIRYQMLRKIGVRYELLTKSIYKELLLVFLFPAIVGIMHVLVGMNIFSFLIDNPYFRIWLPIIIFLFIYVVYYFITVQLYKKIVLPKEV